The genomic DNA AAATTAGACACACATAGACTATTTTAACACATTACCTTTGCACTACAATAGTTATTTTTGTAAATGTCAGGTTTTTTTGAGCTGTGTTTTTTAAAGTCCTGTGGATCTGTCCCACGTTTCATTTTACTCCCTTTGTGTAGGTAAAGCTACTTGGAGCACGCAGGATTTTTACTTATTTTTTGTTTCTTCATTATATAAAAATCCACCCTTGAGACAGGTAAGCCCCAGGGTGGATTTTCAAGATCGTATTAGAAGTTACGCTCTGACACGTTGATTCTGTTCATGGCACGTTTCAAGGACAGTTCAGCACGGCGGAAGTCGACGTCATCCCTGCTTCCTTGAAGGCGTCCTTCTGCACGTCCTTTGGCTTCCTTGGCACGTTCGATGTCGATCGCTTCTGCCGTCTCGGCAGATTGTGCAAGAATTGTCACCTGTTCAGGACGGACTTCGAGGAAGCCGCCGCTGACAGCTACAAGCTCAGTGTCGCCACCTTTTTTCAGGCGAACCGCACCGATTTGTAGTGGAGCAACCATCGGAATGTGTCCAGGCAAGATCCCAAGCTCACCGCTTTGGGCTTTCGTACTTACCATGTCCACTTCTGAATCGTACACTGGGCCATCGGGAGTGACAATATTGACTTTTAATGTCTTCATTTTCTTCCCTCCTGGTCCGCGATTATACCTCTACGCCCATTTCTTTAGCTGCAGCCAGTACGTCCTCGATCGGGCCTACCAGACGGAATGCATCTTCAGGAATGTGGTCGTATTTGCCGTCAAGGATATCCCTGAATGCTTTGACTGTATCCTTCACTTCTACGTATGAACCTTTTTGTCCTGTGAACTGCTCGGCCACGTGGAAGTTCTGTGAAAGGAAGAATTGTACACGACGAGCACGGTGAACAGTCAGTTTATCATCATCGGAAAGCTCGTCCATACCGAGGATTGCAATGATATCCTGAAGTTCTTTGTAGCGTTGCAGGGTTTGCTGGACGCTACGTGCTACGCTGTAATGCTCTTCTCCAACGATTTCAGGAGATAGTGCGCGTGAAGTGGAAGCAAGTGGATCCACGGCAGGATAGATACCCATTTCCGAAAGCTTACGCTCAAGGTTCGTCGTCGCGTCAAGATGGGCGAACGTCGTTGCAGGAGCTGGATCCGTATAGTCATCCGCTGGTACATAGATCGCTTGGATCGATGTAACGGAACCGACGTTGGTCGATGTGATACGCTCTTGTAATTGACCCATTTCGGTCGCAAGTGTCGGCTGGTAACCAACGGCAGATGGCATACGTCCAAGAAGGGCTGATACCTCTGAACCTGCTTGCGTGAAACGGAAGATGTTGTCAATGAACAATAGAACATCCTGGCCTTGCTCATCACGGAAGTACTCAGCCATGGTCAGACCCGTCAAGGCAACACGCATACGTGCTCCTGGCGGCTCATTCATCTGACCGAATACCATCGCTGTCTTCTTGATAACGCCTGAATCGCTCATCTCGTGGTAAAGGTCGTTCCCTTCACGGGTACGCTCCCCTACACCGGCGAATACAGAGATCCCACCGTGCTCCTGGGCGATGTTGTTGATCAATTCCTGAATCAAAACGGTTTTACCTACACCGGCTCCACCGAATAGACCGATTTTACCACCCTTGATGTAAGGCGCTAGCAAGTCGACTACTTTGATTCCTGTTTCAAGAATTTCCACCTCTGTGGAAAGCTGATCGAATGTTGGTGCTTGTCTATGAATCGGGTCACGACGGATCCCCTGCTGAAGAGGCTCATCCAGGTCGATTGAATCACCCAGTACGTTGAATACACGTCCAAGCGTGATGTCACCTACCGGTACGGAAATCGGTGCTCCAGAATCGAGTACTGCCGCTCCACGCTGCAGCCCGTCTGTAGAGGCCATGGCGATCGTGCGCACAGAGTCATCCCCAAGGTGAAGGGCAACCTCCAGTGTAAGTTCGCCTCGGTCTGCGATTTGGACCTTCAATGAGTTGTAGATATCCGGTAGCTGCCCGCTAGAGAACTTGACATCGACAACCGGACCCATTACTTGAAGAACATGTCCTGTGTTCATCTCTTTCCCTCCTAACTGGCTTTTGACGATTGATACGTCTCTTTCTATTCGAGTGCTGCCGCCCCGCCGACGATCTCAGTGATTTCCTGAGTGATCGCAGCCTGACGCGCACGGTTATAAGACAATGTAAGATCGCCGATGAGTTCTTTTGCGTTGTCCGTCGCATTTCGCATGGCCGTCATACGTGCCGCATGCTCACTGGCTTTACCATCGAGCAGTGCACCGAAGATGAGGCTCTCTGCGTATTGCGGAAGAAGGACTTCAAGGATCTCTTCAGCGCTTGGTTCAAATTCATAGGAAGTAAGCTTGGTAGAAGTGGATTCAAGTTCCGTCAACGGCAGAACCTTCTTCTGCGTTACATCCTGCTGGATTGCACTTACGTAGTGATTGTAGAACATATAGAGCTCGTCATACGCCCCGTCCGAGAACATGGTGACCGTTTTATTGGCGATATCTTTGATATCGGCAAAATTCGGCTGATCCGGCAGTCCTACGACCCCTTCAAGTACATGGTCCCCGCGCTTCTGGAAGAAATCGCGACCCATGCGCCCCAGTGCAATGATCGTATATTCATCCTTGGAGCTGTGACGCTCCTGGATTGTATTGCTGACAGCACGCAGCACACTGCTGTTATATGCCCCCGCCAAACCGCGGTCAGACGTAATGACCAAGTAGCCGGTTTTCTTTACGGGGCGGGAGACTAGCATTGGATGCGTTACGTCGGTGCTTCCGAGGGATATGGAGGTGACGACTTCCTGGATCTTTTCCATGTAAGGAACGAATGATTTCGCATTCATCTCGGCACGGTTCAGCTTGGAAGCAGAAACCATCTCCATTGCCTTCGTAATCTGACTTGTTTTCTTCGTAGACGTAATACGAGTTTTAATGTCGCGTAACGATGCCACTGGTTCTCACCACCCTTTTTTGAAAATGTTAGACCCTGTCCTTGAATCCAAGACGGAAGGTGCCCCTCAGGACACCGCCCATATTACTCGGATTTTGCGAAAGTCTTTTTGAATCCATCGATGGCCGCTGCCATTGCGCTGTCTTCAGGAAGACCTTTCGTTGTGCGGATTTGATCCAACAATTCTTTTTGGTTGTGGTCGAGCCAGCTTAGGAATTCACCTTCAAAGCGACGGATATCCGCAACCGGGATATCATCGAGATGACCCCTTGTGAGTGCGTAGAAGATCATGACTTGTTTTTCAACCGTCAATGGTTTGTTCAAGTCCTGCTTCAATACTTCTACTGTACGCGCTCCACGGTTCAACTTCGCTTGTGTTGCTTTATCAAGGTCGGAACCGAACTGTGCGAATGCTTCAAGTTCACGGAACGCTGCAAGGTCAAGACGCAACGTACCTGATACTTTCTTCATCGCTTTGATCTGTGCGGATCCACCTACACGTGATACGGAAAGACCTGCGTTGATCGCCGGACGTACACCGGAGAAGAATAGGTCGGATTGTAAGAAGATCTGTCCATCAGTGATGGAAATGACGTTAGTCGGGATATAAGCGGAGATATCTCCTGCTTGTGTTTCAACGAATGGCAATGCCGTGATGGAACCTCCACCTTTTGCATCGCTTAGCTTCGCTGCACGCTCCAACAGACGGGAGTGCAAGTAGAATACGTCACCAGGGAATGCTTCACGACCTGGAGGACGGCGAAGGAGCAAGGAAAGCTCACGGTAAGCGGATGCTTGTTTAGACAAGTCATCATATACAACTAGTACGTGCTTACCATTATGCATGAACTCTTCACCCATCGTGATCCCACAATAAGGTGCAAGGAAGAGCATCGGTGCCGGTTGTGATGCAGATGCCGTTACGACGATGGTGTAGTCGAGGGCACCGTGCTTACGAAGTGTTTCCACGGCATTACGAACCGTTGATTCTTTTTGTCCGATTGCCACGTAGATACAGATCATGTCTTGATCTTTTTGATTAAGGATTGAGTCGATGGCTACAGACGTCTTACCTGTCTGACGGTCACCGATGATCAATTCACGCTGTCCGCGTCCGATCGGCACGAGTGCATCGATCGCCTTGATTCCCGTTTGAAGCGGCTCATGTACGGATTTACGATCCATTACACCAGGAGCTGCGCCTTCAATCGGGCGTGTTTTCGTTGTAGGAATCGGTCCAAGACCATCGACTGGTTGACCCAGTGAGTTTACAACACGACCTACAAGTTCCGGTCCAACCGGTACTTCCATGATCCGTCCGGTACGACGAACCTCATCGCCTTCACGAATGTCTTTATAAGGCCCGAGAATAACGATACCTACGTTGTTTTCTTCTAAGTTCTGTGCCATACCCATGACACCAGTAGAAAATTCAACAAGCTCTCCAGCCATGACATTGTCGAGGCCATGAGCACGAGCGATACCATCCCCGATTTGGATGACAGTACCTACATCGCTTACCTTCATCTCAGACTGATAGTTCTCAATTTGCTTCTTTATCAGCGCGCTGATTTCTTCCGCCTTGATGCTCATGAATTTCACCCCTCATTTATACGAAAGTTAACGAACCAGTTCACGTTCCAGACGATTCAACTTACCGGCAAGCGTACCATCGAAGATCCTGTTCCCAATGCGGATCTTCAAGCCTCCGAGGATGTTGGTGTCTATCACATTCTCGATTCTAAGTGATTGTTTACCTACTTTGTTAGCAAAAGATGTGGAAACGGCTGTTTTCTCATCTTCTGACAGTGGGCGTACAGAGTACACGATGGCATCCGCGATTCCACGTGCTTCGTTGGAAAGATCGATGAATGCGTCCACCACTGCCACGACCTGATCTTCACGATGACGATCGGTCAGGAGTAATAATGTATTCAGGACAGGTGCCGAGACCCCCGCAAATGCTTCCTGGATCAAGGTTTTCTTCTTGACCGCCGTAAGCTTGGGATTCTCAAGCAGGCTGTTCAATTCTTTGTTTTCTGTAAAAACGGTTTTCACTGCGCGGAGCTCTTCTTCGATCGCTTCAAGCTTCAGTTGCTCCTGGGCGATTTGAAAGAGGGCAAGTGCATAGCGTTTTGCGACTGTGGAGCTGCTCATCGCTGATCTCCTGCCTCTTTGATATAGTCGTTGATCAATTGTTCCTGATCTTCAACCGAAAGCTCCTTTTCGATGACCTTCGACGCGATCATAACAGATAGGGATGCCACTTGCTCACGCAGGGCAGCCATCGCTTGATCTTTCTGCGTCTCGATTTCGCGCTTCGCTGATTCCTTCAGGCGTTCTGATTCCTGGCGGGCTTCAAGGATGATCTGACTGCGTTGGTCATCCCCTTGCTTCTTCGCGCTCTCGATCAGGGCCAGGGCTTCCTGACGCGCCTCTTTCAATAGCTCACGCTGTTCTTCGAGGTACTTGCTTGCTTCCGTACGGCTCTTTTCCGCCGCATCGATCTCCCCTGCTATATGGTTCTCACGTTCTTGCATGATGCCCATCAACGGGCCCCAAGCAAACTTTTTCAATAACGCAAGAAGGACTAGAAACAGGACTAGCTGTACTATAATATCTCCACCTGTGAAGCCTCCTCCGGCTCCAAGGACAAATGCGTTTGATAGCACGCGGTTTCACTCCCTTCAAGAGTCAATGCCTATATGGTAATGCCTTATTTAATGGCCGTGACGCCCCCATCCCCCGAGAGGTCAAAGGACCGCCCGACCTTTCATTCCAAGTCAGGATGTTACTTTACATAAAGGAATGGCGAAGGTTCTCATCGAATGATCTTCGCCATTTCAATCTGCTATTATCGATTCATTACGATGAACGCGATAACTACCGCGATGATAGGAATCGCCTCAACCAATGCAACCCCGATGAACATAGTAGTTTGGAGCATTCCACGAGCTTCCGGTTGACGAGCGATCCCCTCAACTGTACGTGACACGATAAGACCGTTACCAATACCTGCACCTAGTGCTGCTAATCCGATTGCAATTGCTGCTGCTAAAAGACCCATTCCCATTTTAATTTTCCTCCTTTAAATGTATAGAAATCTGAGTTTAATATTGTTTTGTTCAAAAAGAACAGGGTATATATTAATGGTCATGACTAACTTTATGAGACATATAGACCATCGTTAACATAACAAAAATGAATGATTGGATTGCTCCAATGAATACCGAGAAACCTTGCCAGGCAAGCGTCGGGATGATAGCCCCTATGAGACCACCGATTCCCTGGTGGGCTAAACCTGTAATCAATAGCGATAGCAGGATCTCACCCGCGTAAATGTTACCGTAAAGACGAAGACCAAGCGTCAGGGTGTTCGCAAATTCTTCAATGATCTTAAGCGGGAATAAGAAACCCATCGGTCTGAAGAAGTCTTTACCATACTCACTGAAGCCTTTCATCTTGATGGCGTAGTAGTGAGTCAACACAACAACCATTACGGCCAGTGTCATTGTGACGACCGGATCAGCTGTTGGAGATTTCCACCAAAGTGTATGGTCGATCACGACCGAAAACGGAAGGCCAAGCATATTTGATACAAAAATGTACATGAGGAGAGTAAGACCCAACAGATGGAAGCGACCTCCAGTCTTCCAGTCCATATTACTCTTCACGATGTTCTTCACAAAATCCATAACCCATTCCATGAAGTTCTGGGCGCCCGTTGGCTTTAGCGCCAGTCTGCGGGTACATAACACGGCAATTAAGAATACGACCACGGTCGCCACCGTCATCATCATGACGTTTGCCAGGTTGAATGTAAGGCCCAAAAATTCAGCTGTAGGATTTTCATGTTGCAATGAAATTCACCTCTCTTCCCCGCTATTTATGTGGCTGTAGCTGCTGAATAAAATAATCTATCATAATAACAATATAAATTGTCATTAATCCAATGATCGCGCTGTACAAATGAAAATATTCTGGATACTCAATTGCGATGATCGCAACAAAAGCAGCTCCCGCCATCCTTGAGTATGTACCTAATGACCGGACCTTCTGCCCTGCCACGACGGCATCCCCGAAGCGCAACGTTCTCCTCATGATCAGCCAGTGACTGAACAGACTTACGCTTGTCCCTAAGATGAGCCCAAGGAAAATAGACTGATAGGAAGTGAAACCCCAACCGAGGACGTAAAAGGAAAGGAGGAAAAGTATGTACTTCCGATGCCTGTTAAAGAGCTCTTGAAGTTCTGGCATTGACATTAATCT from Rossellomorea marisflavi includes the following:
- a CDS encoding ATP synthase subunit I → MGHRTTILNHWTASRVNNRNLHHASHSPTFLFGRLMSMPELQELFNRHRKYILFLLSFYVLGWGFTSYQSIFLGLILGTSVSLFSHWLIMRRTLRFGDAVVAGQKVRSLGTYSRMAGAAFVAIIAIEYPEYFHLYSAIIGLMTIYIVIMIDYFIQQLQPHK
- the atpB gene encoding F0F1 ATP synthase subunit A, which codes for MQHENPTAEFLGLTFNLANVMMMTVATVVVFLIAVLCTRRLALKPTGAQNFMEWVMDFVKNIVKSNMDWKTGGRFHLLGLTLLMYIFVSNMLGLPFSVVIDHTLWWKSPTADPVVTMTLAVMVVVLTHYYAIKMKGFSEYGKDFFRPMGFLFPLKIIEEFANTLTLGLRLYGNIYAGEILLSLLITGLAHQGIGGLIGAIIPTLAWQGFSVFIGAIQSFIFVMLTMVYMSHKVSHDH
- a CDS encoding F0F1 ATP synthase subunit B, whose protein sequence is MLSNAFVLGAGGGFTGGDIIVQLVLFLVLLALLKKFAWGPLMGIMQERENHIAGEIDAAEKSRTEASKYLEEQRELLKEARQEALALIESAKKQGDDQRSQIILEARQESERLKESAKREIETQKDQAMAALREQVASLSVMIASKVIEKELSVEDQEQLINDYIKEAGDQR
- a CDS encoding F0F1 ATP synthase subunit epsilon, with amino-acid sequence MKTLKVNIVTPDGPVYDSEVDMVSTKAQSGELGILPGHIPMVAPLQIGAVRLKKGGDTELVAVSGGFLEVRPEQVTILAQSAETAEAIDIERAKEAKGRAEGRLQGSRDDVDFRRAELSLKRAMNRINVSERNF
- the atpA gene encoding F0F1 ATP synthase subunit alpha — translated: MSIKAEEISALIKKQIENYQSEMKVSDVGTVIQIGDGIARAHGLDNVMAGELVEFSTGVMGMAQNLEENNVGIVILGPYKDIREGDEVRRTGRIMEVPVGPELVGRVVNSLGQPVDGLGPIPTTKTRPIEGAAPGVMDRKSVHEPLQTGIKAIDALVPIGRGQRELIIGDRQTGKTSVAIDSILNQKDQDMICIYVAIGQKESTVRNAVETLRKHGALDYTIVVTASASQPAPMLFLAPYCGITMGEEFMHNGKHVLVVYDDLSKQASAYRELSLLLRRPPGREAFPGDVFYLHSRLLERAAKLSDAKGGGSITALPFVETQAGDISAYIPTNVISITDGQIFLQSDLFFSGVRPAINAGLSVSRVGGSAQIKAMKKVSGTLRLDLAAFRELEAFAQFGSDLDKATQAKLNRGARTVEVLKQDLNKPLTVEKQVMIFYALTRGHLDDIPVADIRRFEGEFLSWLDHNQKELLDQIRTTKGLPEDSAMAAAIDGFKKTFAKSE
- the atpG gene encoding ATP synthase F1 subunit gamma, whose product is MASLRDIKTRITSTKKTSQITKAMEMVSASKLNRAEMNAKSFVPYMEKIQEVVTSISLGSTDVTHPMLVSRPVKKTGYLVITSDRGLAGAYNSSVLRAVSNTIQERHSSKDEYTIIALGRMGRDFFQKRGDHVLEGVVGLPDQPNFADIKDIANKTVTMFSDGAYDELYMFYNHYVSAIQQDVTQKKVLPLTELESTSTKLTSYEFEPSAEEILEVLLPQYAESLIFGALLDGKASEHAARMTAMRNATDNAKELIGDLTLSYNRARQAAITQEITEIVGGAAALE
- the atpD gene encoding F0F1 ATP synthase subunit beta, whose product is MNTGHVLQVMGPVVDVKFSSGQLPDIYNSLKVQIADRGELTLEVALHLGDDSVRTIAMASTDGLQRGAAVLDSGAPISVPVGDITLGRVFNVLGDSIDLDEPLQQGIRRDPIHRQAPTFDQLSTEVEILETGIKVVDLLAPYIKGGKIGLFGGAGVGKTVLIQELINNIAQEHGGISVFAGVGERTREGNDLYHEMSDSGVIKKTAMVFGQMNEPPGARMRVALTGLTMAEYFRDEQGQDVLLFIDNIFRFTQAGSEVSALLGRMPSAVGYQPTLATEMGQLQERITSTNVGSVTSIQAIYVPADDYTDPAPATTFAHLDATTNLERKLSEMGIYPAVDPLASTSRALSPEIVGEEHYSVARSVQQTLQRYKELQDIIAILGMDELSDDDKLTVHRARRVQFFLSQNFHVAEQFTGQKGSYVEVKDTVKAFRDILDGKYDHIPEDAFRLVGPIEDVLAAAKEMGVEV
- a CDS encoding F0F1 ATP synthase subunit delta; this translates as MSSSTVAKRYALALFQIAQEQLKLEAIEEELRAVKTVFTENKELNSLLENPKLTAVKKKTLIQEAFAGVSAPVLNTLLLLTDRHREDQVVAVVDAFIDLSNEARGIADAIVYSVRPLSEDEKTAVSTSFANKVGKQSLRIENVIDTNILGGLKIRIGNRIFDGTLAGKLNRLERELVR
- the atpE gene encoding F0F1 ATP synthase subunit C → MGLLAAAIAIGLAALGAGIGNGLIVSRTVEGIARQPEARGMLQTTMFIGVALVEAIPIIAVVIAFIVMNR